ataacaggatagagtatgttattatttattaaataatacataatagaagatatactagcatattatcttctgtttatttattagcagatagtatataatacatatgtaggtgtttatacacataatatataattcatgcatctatataatatataacccataacaaataatgtaagattatgattaatatataatataacaagattacataacaataatgatgtaatattacccattgtatgtcttggttcatgacacattctcatcttaggtgcctgtcagaggtatttatgtattaaaattaatattataagacacagttatgaacctatcacccagcatcataacaggaatattgacagtgacatactgtgtcctctttccctatcctgctcttggccttttctcacaggaagtaaccagcatcctgaatcctggcttacccttgccttgtgttactttcacacacacaacatttaagatcagttaaaacaaatgaactgcaggtacatgcaatgaagtggatgaatcacacactccatgttaaattgaaaaagtaacccctagaaggtagccgatagtgtgctatgcttttaactgtgtatatatatgtcaactaaactcactgaattaagaacaactacagctagagtccaggtgggagagggacagataaaaggtgaggtgagcaggtttgctgcaggtgagcgagttcctttccagtgacatgtcattctctctgaagcaggaggcaaggccatctgctgggagtcagggaagagacagagggaaggttagaggtgtgcagagagcagagaatgttgacaccactgagtgataagtggggaaatgtgctcactagagaaatcctggaggattgcctggcagcggcaacatggtgggcattgatttgtagtcttggaaatctgtgctgggagagcctgctgcctgcaggctcagaacaagtagagctgggtgaaccgagatggaagtcggcctggtgaggaactgaaaaggtcaaggctcaagggggttttgtctgtcataaagagagtgctgactgtggatgcagagctggaaggtggggaagtggaagtaagaggaacgtggacaggcaggaaagcagaggagtcagcgcatgatgccccagtgagggtgaaggagggccagggaggctggtggagaagaagctggacggctagaggtgggcacttaaaggagagaggctggaccttgggtggagacacgcccgggtatgagcccgggggtagggtgaatggggggtggctggctcaggctgacagagaagaagaccctacaatgaccatactgggtggtggaaggagaatgagctttgacgtcttgatggtaggaggcgaggcaatacagagctggtggtccaggtgctcctgactgaggcagatgagcagggaggccagggtggcaggcactgctaggaaaggatctgggttttccatgtgctcccacgaggggaggagcaatcatctgaaggtggaaagtgagcacaaggaggccaacccaggctcctgatcaaacgggggttgtgaaggtgcaaagcgtcaactccagtgatggtggcccaggaagcagggaccacgggtgaagtgagggggcactcagagaagagagggagaagagtcttctgggtgtagggggaagagaggccccaggacaaaggagcacagaggcacagtgatgaggatggactggctctatggtgacactgcagggatggctggatctttgtcctgagggcttaggttggggggactactggcctcatgaggatccccctctcagcagcctggacagaggctctcgctcctgagagctgtgtggccaccactgttcccggaggggctctgcctccatcttctcttatcagactttcctgcccagcccccgaccgccagcgagggagcctgggcctcgcagctgtttgccgtggagggacacaggctcctcggaggagcaggcggatcttactttgctccgtaacccagggcctagcaaagcgccagcccatgtgtgggccatgtaggggctcggatacttactatactaactcaaagcagtagaattgcagagctggaggaagtgaccactgagctcacagagttcactgcccacacccccattctacagatgaggaatcagagaccaagcagtgaagcagccttggccaaggtcacgctgctcgtaaatgctggcctgtgtcgggcatgccaagtgatgagctgcagtgaaggggctgagaggggtctCTGGTTCCAGAGAGctcgggttcaagtcccagctctgccatttattagccgtgtgactaatgaatgtccttacctttaaagtggaactcatagtggtgccaactcattgggttgtcatgaacacagcgttcctggaacagcaggacagagttctgtaagggtttgctgttgctttggttatgattattatcaccaagtgaaccctgaaatgaagaacaaaggcagcaagaatttttattttaaaggagtttcaaatcctctgatgaatgcttcatttcatctattcaagttttcatttgacccttattaacaactacacaatggatgacttttgaggcaatcttgcttcatgtctttaattctcactaacgacacaggctatttaacaggcagcagtttcttttccaggaagagggacaaaaagttaaaaatgactcagtgcctctcggtccccagtgagttggttgtgacctgtcaacccagctttggggaagtgcctgctccccctgggcccactgagctgccccgcagcctccaaggggtgccgtacccccacacgaatccagtctcttggttcctatctttgcttcagatccctcaaggactgcccatgccccagggccccatctgccccaccagccttggctgctggactccaggacaccatcctgggtctcaaccatcccctgttcctatgaccgccccactactctacattttgtccttcaagtgtgggcttctgtggctcgccacacagcaggggtctccccgtcctccaccttgggtaactgcatcgtcctgcacggtgcctagggaacccgtgtggaggcaggaagaatacagaacaacaggtgctcagaggggctgcctttcccactgcaggggccctagagagctttctcccagctggttattcacaggcgctgaagctgtggaatctcgatctcaccaatttaaagggcatcatcactaattacaaaagcaatcatttcttcagtagcaaaaggagaaaagactttgtgttccccacctccaactgttttcctccaccttcagatgtttctcatctctgggcaagggtagaatgcaactcacagaatattatttttcaatgtcttttcccactctgaagattgctttcccagaaccgatgaaggctagaatggtttagcttccctggactgaggattcagaggcctggggggaaggggggagggggaggtgagataactcagcaatattgaacctaacagagacattaaaaagttctattctaaacagaaaggaagcaggatgctatagaaacaggaaaaccatagttggaaatgcaataacgagttgcaagagaataaacataaagatgtaaaaatgaaaaaggacatcaaaataaaaagagttgggaatgggagaggggagcaagaaaatgtagatttttttctttcttttttttcttcgttattcttaggatgtgttggagcctacgtgattatcagtctaaaggaaatagatatagtaatgggctgatatatttgaagaataaggtaaccacaaatcaaaagcatacattagagtcgcaaaaaaaccaaaaagaaacaaactcaaaatggcttaaagacttaaatattacacacgacactataaacttctcacaagaaaacataggcaaaacattatttgacatacatctcagcaatgttttcgtagggcaatctaagtaacccaagcaacagaaataaaagccaaaataaataaatgagacctaattaaacttataaacttttgcacagcaatagaaaccataagtaaaactaaaagacaacctatggaatgggagaaaatatttgcaaaagatgagactgaccatggcttaatttctagactatataaatagtccatacaacttaataagaaaaaaataaacaaccaaatccaaaaatgggcagaacaactaaacaagcaattctccaatgaagacacacagatggccaataggcatataaaaaatgcttaatatcgttcaattatcagagaaatgcaactcaaaactacaatgttatcatctcacaccagtcagaatggccatcattcaaaagtccacaaaccataaatgccggagaggctgtggaggaaaggaaaccctcctacattgttggtgggaatgtagtttgttgcagccactgtggaaaacagtatggagattcctcaaaagacaaaaaaaaaaaaaaaaaaaaaaaggcttattacctaatccagcaatcccactcctgggcatataaccagagggaaccttcattccaaaagatatctgcaccccaattttcacaggagcactctttacaatggccaagacatagaagcaacctaaacattcactgacagatgactggataaagatgcggtatttagatataacagtcataacaaagaaggaaataaggccatttacagcaacatggatggaactggagattatctcactaagtgaaataagttagacaaagacaagtatcatatgatatcatttatatgtggaatttttaaaaaaatgatacaaatggacttatctataaaacaaaaaacagactcacagacttataaaacaaacttaggagtttgggattaacagatacaaattactatatgtaaaacagacaaacgacaaggattcactgtagaacacagggaagaatattcagtatcttgcaacctataatggaaaagaacctgaaaaagaatagactatgtatatgtacaactgaatcactatgctgcatacctgaaactaacaaaacagctgtataactgaaactaacaaaacattgtaaatcaaacacatttcaatttaaaaaaaattgataagctctaaatacctttattcaaagaaaatcttgaactcttccctcttacaaaatttaaaatgggtagcttgagcaggaccaaattatactggatgggcagttacatatcttctccagcacgtggcccatgctacacacacatcgtgttttcctacaggtaagaacagccctgactgcacagcgagcgactctttctgggacaagggcctctgtggcagtggcctccttgtcaccgctgcatctcaccaggaggccagggttttcagaggggaggggacatagagctcatacacttcaaattgacttcccgaaaaaactatggaaaaaccaaattcacctgcagtgtaggaaacatgagcagggcccctaagcagaccgacaagcccaaagtaagatggcccgatgttcagatcggaaccagaacaaagaccacctggccccagttaaatgaccaccacctcacctgcaacgaactgctcgtactcaatgtcagggatgtttctgttgagacttgggaggtcaaaggagtcggaccagggatcggggctctgccagtggtagaggtggccccaagggaatagcaccagtaccggctcctccatcttcagcagggtcttcaggaggaaggcaatgtggatgcagacgttcctaaggaggttgaagccctctggagggttgaagtcacacagaaggtacctggctgggagcaaaggagagcgggtcttcagggccaggcctctgcacaggaatcccggcttagatagaacagatacaacgggaatccctgcacagcccatggcctagactccagacacattcagcagcttctggtttgtaaagtggagacactgcccacccatctccatgtggccaattacttcaagtccgggagcagttgcggaagacatcttggcatccgtctaacaccacTAAGCACCCGACTAGcatctgagcacccgttctccaggggctctcaaacttcttgttctacagaaccctatacactcttaacaattactgagaactccaaaaggctgctatttatgtgagtttaatctatcactatttcctgtgttagaagttaaataagaagttagagaaagtgtatgaattcacttaaaaatattaacaatctactgtatgttaccattaatactcttaaacaaaatatatttctatttttcaaaagaaaaatcattagtgagaagaatagcagtgattttaatttctgcaaatctcttttggactggtgagggctgaattctcctatctgcctctgcattccctgttttgtgatatcgcaggccaggttttccctggaaaaccccgcaggaactcgggagagcaagagtgtgcaaaaggcaggtgacatcccggcgtttctatgaaaatggtcttgcacctcaggggccttggatacactttgataactgttgccctatccaaggcgagactcttctacacaagagccaggcaagggtcctggattctgtaatgagttaccgccaaaacacccctcccttctctgtgtgtttctcacaagctccattactgcagatgaggatgtaatcctcaactggggcctctaatcccagaagactgctaacttcaagagggagggtcccatctaccatccctacaccccgcatagtttattttgagtcaagccctagataactgcttatcggcactgacccttgtgtcttttttcctgaggttgactgaaggaaccaacatctggatggaactgaaatttccctgcagataaacaaggctgataagccaccccattccaacatctgattctggggctcttcaaaacccgggtaaggccccgcttcatctaagatgggtcctccgcctgcccttcccggggggttctgggaggccgcggccaccaagggcgacccagactcgcggccccagccccattgcctgagggggaggaaagcttgaggctgtgcccaagccctgccccgccccgccccaacacgctccccggcaccacagccctccccggccaccgccccaaccccgatcccaccccggttcatgtccgccggccccgccgacggcgcggacgtacgtttaccgtctgtgggacgccgccccagacaggatgtcggccgccgactgaccaggccagaactagtcgcccggccgagcaagccgccatccccagcagcaagcaccgccatggtcccgggcagctgcacacttccggagcccgctacccgccccagaagcgcacgccggcccgcgcagagcgtggcgcctgtaaccatggcaactccgcgggaccctcccctagcgcttgcgtctTGCGTCCTCCCGAGTCTAGTtgtgcgagggcagaacttgcagagccaatgggagccagggcgcagccaggacgggggtggggggaggcttatgggacagctgggcggggccggggagggcagggccgcccggaagtcctgacctgcaggtggcgccggccggaggctggggcgttgctgccaccagtgggcggggcagcggggcagcggggcgggggcaccctcacctgtccgtgtgtggggatcagcctgggctccgtggcctccgcttgcaccggacgtggacccaggctaccggtgggcaagatagaggactgagcccaggcacgcacggctggccaggtagggcacctgaagtgcagatccgccaggcccgctgccggccttgaatacgcgctgctaggcagtttccaagaagacgggatctgtcataagaggggaggtagggcttggGTACCAGATGTCGGGTTGGGTGcagtctcacaggagagccacggtgagagggcgcagagcggcccctgtgttggcggggctaagagtttggggtatagggtcggggtggtgtgtgcctttctccgtggtctcctcactccagagcaaggggctctgcttcccccctcccctcactgcactccctgccttccccagcaccacctggggtgtggtcatgtcgaggcagggaaggcccagggaaggggctcattcaggggcaggggccactctgcagggatgctggacctgacagcaatgcagtgcttcggaactcccctgggctgggtttctaaccagtgggatggaagggcctttccttcctggggtgcatttgggggaactagatacgtcatgaatgtcagccctgaaaatggaggctgtgctacatccattcttggaaagaaaaatcaggcccttccagcccaggtgactcagaaagtcagtcagcaatgttcggggtccccagtttaggctttcaaatagagctgagcggctcaggaggccagatccctgtccgtggctccaggagtaggctttctgctgggggacaggaccctcacaaacacctgtgtctttgtgggtcactcccctctgacaagctgggaggcagggtgcagttgtgggaaatcgtgtttccatgaggagagggccaccaagtggtgggggcacaggagacagtgagaaagagtcccgcagcctttctggaatcaaaaaactggcaaatgtgaaaaagtgcataatttgttttattgaacaggctgcttatgtacgtttggagggccaggttcaaggactctgcatccctccaggacaatagcctcaagagaagaacagacagagcaggaagagatgtggggtttctcccaggaatgaggcagaacagggatttctgcagatttgcaaggagaccccgaccGCTGAGCAccgggttacaaccccacgtgacccttgtcgtgtttggcttgggctctgggtctggcctgatcatgtattcttccagctgagttccagaaattcagagggtagacttagagaggctgcgtttggaacccggtgtggagacggagggtcctttatcctgagtcccctcagcctaatcactgtagctgagttccaacaccacccaggcccccagggtggccgtggagggagagcaagcctggcaggtgacccaggggtcccactgctgtgcccctcccttatctttgttccctttcaccccggaaggtgtgattgtctcatgtcatggtgacaagccatctctcttctctgtcaggtgggatccccacccccgctcagccttctttctgcatggatgctgaaggaccaggctcacttgaagttctgagtttgagcagtaaggtggaaacaaagaaaccaatggaaacaaagaaacaagtcattgtggcaaagctccccaccacagagaagctgccctgagtggaagggagggtgtgggcatgcccatttgtttcgtgtctcccagtgctcttcgctttcttattgcagacctgcatggttacaacaaaatgatctgcaaaactgaaaatatttactctctggcttttacagaaaaggctgaccagcctctggttcccgtaccggtcaactgattggagtacctttccagtttggaaacatctgggcaggcccaggtttgcaaaattctttaagagtagttatggagttttgcttctaaacatttttatggctctatacttctgagctgaggttgtgctgtgtaattctgagccgggattttctcaaactgtttcttatttcttataccggacacccctaaattccaaggggaatgggatgttaaggaagccatggagtttaggaaaaagatacagatttcatttccatttaagcatcgatgtatctccatcctaggcagtatcggttctgtggtattgataggggaactaaatagcaaccaaatttatagaaaatagtgggtcattgggtacacaagttcttcttttcaacatttttgtagtgtttgcagtttaagatgaccgttcctgagaaacaggcagcctcttagaatgaaatagcattttccctgaaccatactcaatttttatttcgtagacagcaggaagggcaatcacacatccaacacttggggacctcaaagataaaacgtaactttctgggagcacactccccccgtctccctctgctcttttcactgtcccattgtccctgaaggctcttttgtatcttctgctcatgactccagtaactcttccttctcgtccctcagctggtaagtttacttttctact
The sequence above is drawn from the Camelus dromedarius isolate mCamDro1 unplaced genomic scaffold, mCamDro1.pat HAP1_SCAFFOLD_158, whole genome shotgun sequence genome and encodes:
- the LOC135320873 gene encoding GDP-fucose protein O-fucosyltransferase 2-like isoform X1; translation: MAVLAAGDGGLLGRATSSGLVSRRPTSCLGRRPTDGKPRYLLCDFNPPEGFNLLRNVCIHIAFLLKTLLKMEEPVLVLFPWGHLYHWQSPDPWSDSFDLPSLNRNIPDIEYEQFVAGTLCS
- the LOC135320873 gene encoding GDP-fucose protein O-fucosyltransferase 2-like isoform X3 — translated: MAVLAAGDGGLLGRATSSGLVSRRPTSCLGRRPTDARYLLCDFNPPEGFNLLRNVCIHIAFLLKTLLKMEEPVLVLFPWGHLYHWQSPDPWSDSFDLPSLNRNIPDIEYEQFVAGTLCS
- the LOC135320873 gene encoding GDP-fucose protein O-fucosyltransferase 2-like isoform X2; its protein translation is MAVLAAGDGGLLGRATSSGLVSRRPTSCLGRRPTDGKPRYLLCDFNPPEGFNLLRNVCIHIAFLLKTLLKMEEPVLVLFPWGHLYHWQSPDPWSDSFDLPSLNRNIPDIEYEQFVAGFTW
- the LOC135320873 gene encoding GDP-fucose protein O-fucosyltransferase 2-like isoform X4, yielding MAVLAAGDGGLLGRATSSGLVSRRPTSCLGRRPTDGKPRYLLCDFNPPEGFNLLRNVCIHIAFLLKTLLKMEEPVLVLFPWGHLYHWQSPDPWSDSFDLPSLNRNIPDIEYEQFVAGL